CCGCGGCACGGGCCGACGCCCTGGACGACAACCGCGCGGCGATCGACGAGGCCGTGACCCTGGGCACGGACACCCTCGTCCTCGTGTCTGGCGGGCTGCCGCCCGGCAGCCGTGATCTGCACGGGGCGCGTGAACGGATCGCGGACGCGCTCGCGGTCCTGGCGCCGTACGCCGGTGAACGCGGCGTACGGCTGGCGATCGAGCCGCTGCACCCGATGTACGCGTCCGACCGCTGTGTCGTCTCCACGCTCGACCAAGCGCTGGATCTCGCGGAGCGCTTCCCCGTCGAGCAGGTCGGGGTCGTCGTGGACACGTACCACCTCTGGTGGGACGACCGGGCCCCGGCGGCGATCGTCAGGGCGGGAGACCGGATCCACTCCTTCCAACTGGCCGACTGGACGACGCCGTTGCCCGCCGGAGTGCTGAACGGCCGCGGTCTGATCGGCGACGGCGTCATCGACCTGCGGGCATGGCGCGAGCGGGTCGACGCGGCCGGATACCAGGGGCCGATCGAGGTCGAACTCTTCAACGACACCCTGTGGGTGCGGGACGGCGTGGAGTTGCTGACCGACGTCGCGGAGCGGTATGTGAGGCATGCGCTGTAAGAGAAGCCCCTCTGTCGCAACGAAGGCGCTCTCATGGCCAAATAGGTGTGTCTGTCATCTTCTGTCATCGTTTCTGGTGGCAGTGAAAATAACTGCCCGCAACCGTGCAACCCTTTCGGGGTGACGGTGGTCGTACATGGCATCAAGGCTTCCGGGGAGGGGTCCGGGGGGATCGGGAAGCTTTGTTGGAGGGGGGAGCGCGTGGGGCCCGGTCCGATGGACCGGGCCCCTAAAGCTTTTCCGGCCGTTTGCTCGGAACCCTGCCCGAGGGGGAGTTGTCCACAGACAGGGATCTGCGGCGGCGAGGTTGTCCACAGGTCGGGCAGGCTGTCGTACCCGGGCGGTAGCGTCGGATCATGTCCAATCCCGCCGTGCTCGAAGGCGTCCTTGAGCGGATCACGTACAGCAACGAGGAGAACGGCTACACGGTCGCCCGCGTCGACACCGGTCGTGGCGCCGATCTGCTCACCGTGGTCGGCTCGCTCCTCGGCGCGCAGCCGGGGGAGTCGCTGCGGATGGAGGGCCGTTGGGCCTCGCACCCGCAGTACGGCAAGCAGTTCACGGTGGAGAATTACACGACGGTCCTGCCCGCGACCATCCAGGGCATCCGCCGCTATCTCGGCTCCGGACTGATCAAGGGCATCGGGCCGCGCATCGCCGAGCGCATCGTCGAGCATTTCGGCGTCGACACACTGGAGATCATTGAGAAGGAGCCGAAGCGGCTCGTCGAGGTCCCCGGCCTCGGCCCCAAGCGGACGAAGATGATCGGCGCCGCCTGGGAGGAACAGAAGGCCATCAAGGAAGTCATGATCTTCCTTCAGGGCGTCGGTGTCTCCACCTCGATCGCCGTCCGCATCTACAAGAAGTACGGCGACGCCTCGATCTCCGTCGTGAAGAACGAGCCCTACCGGCTGGCGGCCGACGTCTGGGGCATCGGCTTCCTCACCGCCGACCGCATCGCCCAGGCGGTCGGTATCCCGCACGACAGTCCGGACCGCGCCAAGGCTGGGCTGCAGTACGCGCTCTCCCAGTCGACCGACCAGGGCCACTGCTTCCTGCCCGAGGAGCAGCTCATCTCGGACGCGGTGAAGCTCCTCCAGGTCGACACCGGTCTGGTCATCGACTGCCTAGCCGAGCTCGCCGCCGAGGAGGAGGGAGTGGTCAGGGAGAAGGTGCCGGGTCCTGACGGCGGCGAGCCGGTCACCGCCGTCTACCTGGTGCCCTTCCACCGCGCCGAACTGTCCCTCTCCGCCCAGCTGCTGCGGCTGCTGCGCGCCGCGGAGGACCGGATGCCCGCCTTCCAGGACGTGGTCTGGGAGAAGGCCCTGCCCTGGCTCGCGAGCCGCACAGGAGCCGAACTGGCCCCCGAGCAGGAAGCCGCGGTGCGGCTCGCCCTCACCCGTAAGGTCGCAGTCCTGACCGGCGGGCCGGGCTGCGGCAAGTCCTTCACCGTCCGCTCGATCGTGGAGCTGGCCAGGGCCAAGAAGGCCAAGGTGGTCCTCGCGGCGCCCACCGGCCGCGCGGCCAAGCGCCTCGCCGAACTCACCGGCGCCGAGGCGTCCACGGTCCACCGGCTGCTGGAACTCAAACCCGGCGGGGACGCCGCGTACGACAGGGACCGGCCGCTCGACGCCGATCTGGTGGTGGTCGACGAGGCGTCCATGCTGGATCTGCTGCTCGCCAACAAGCTCGTCAAGGCCGTGGCACCCGGTGCACACCTGCTGCTCGTCGGCGATGTCGACCAGCTGCCGTCGGTCGGGGCCGGCGAGGTGCTGCGGGATCTGCTGGCCGACGGTGGACCCGTGCCGCAGGTGCGTCTGACCCGGATCTTCCGGCAGGCCCAGCAGTCGGGGGTGGTCACCAACGCCCACCGCATCAACTCCGGTGTCCAGCCCATCACCCAGGGCCTCAGCGACTTCTTTCTCTTCGTGGAGGACGAGACGGAGGAGGCCGGGAAACTCACGGTGGATGTCGCGGCCCGCCGAATCCCCGCCACCTTCGGGCTCGACCCGCGGCGCGACATCCAGGTACTGGCCCCGATGCACCGCGGCCCCGCCGGCGCGGGCACCCTCAACGGGCTTCTCCAGCAGGCCATCACCCCCGCCCGGCCCGAGCTGCCCGAGAAGCGGCTCGGCGGTCGCGTCTTCCGCGTCGGCGACAAGGTCACCCAGATCCGCAACAACTACGACAAGGGGCAGAACGGGGTCTTCAACGGCACCGTCGGGGTCGTGACCTCGCTGAACCTGGACGACCAGTGCCTGACGGTACGGACGGACGAGGACGAGGAAGTGCCTTACGACTTCGACGAGCTGGACGAGCTGACGCACGCCTACGCGGTGACGATCCACCGCTCGCAGGGCAGCGAGTACCCGGCCGTGGTCATCCCGGTCACCACCGGCGCCTGGATGATGCTCCAGCGGAACCTGCTGTACACGGCGGTCACCCGTGCCAAGAAGCTCGTCGTCCTGGTCGGCTCCCGGAAGGCGATAGGGCAGGCGGTTCGTACGGTCTCCGCGGGCCGGCGCTGCACCGCGCTCGACCACCGGCTGTCCGGCGGCCTCCGGTCCGGGAATCTCTGAGCCGGTCCGACCGGGCGGGATCCGGCGGGCCGGGTCGAGGCGGTGGTCCGTCTTCGGGCGGATCGTCCTCCCCCAGGGGAGTGTCCGGCGACGGGATTGCCACCCCGGACTTTCGGAACCGGGGCGAAGGGGGCAGGATGTGAAAGTTGGCGGCACTCAGTGCCGCGAATAGGCCTAATGGTCGACCCCGAGTGCACTCTCCTGAGCCAAATGGGGGATGGTAGAGACAGTCAGGGCACCTCGAAGAAGAGGCACTACGTCGGTGAGGGATGACGTGAGCGACAACTCTGTAGTACTGCGGTACGGCGATGGCGAGTACACCTACCCGGTGATCGACAGCACCGTCGGCGACAAGGGCTTCGACATCGGGAAGCTGCGGGCCCAGACCGGGCTGGTGACTCTGGACAGCGGCTACGGCAACACCGCCGCCTATAAATCCGGCATCACCTATCTCGACGGTGAGCAGGGCATCCTCCGCTACCGCGGCTACCCCATCGAGCAGCTTGCCGAGAGCTCGACGTTCCTCGAGGTGGGCTACCTGCTCATCAACGGTGAACTTCCCAAGGTCGACGAGCTGTCGTCCTTCAAGAACGAGATCACTCAGCACACGCTGCTGCACGAGGACGTGAAGCGCTTCTTCGACGGCTTCCCGCGTGACGCGCACCCGATGGCCATGCTGTCCTCCGTGGTCAGCGCGCTGTCGACGTTTTACCAGGACAGCCACAACCCGTTCGACGAGAAGCAGCGTCACCTGTCGACGATCCGGCTGCTGGCCAAGCTGCCGACGATCGCGGCGTACGCGTACAAGAAGTCGATCGGGCACCCGTTCGTGTACCCGCGCAACGACCTCGGGTACGTCGAGAACTTCCTCCGCATGACGTTCTCGGTTCCCGCGCAGGAGTACGAGCTCGACCCGGTGGTCGTCTCGGCCCTCGACAAGCTGCTGATCCTGCACGCGGACCACGAGCAGAACTGTTCGACCTCCACCGTGCGTCTGGTCGGCTCGTCGCAGGCGAACATGTTCGCCTCGATCTCCGCCGGTATCAGCGCCCTGTGGGGCCCGCTGCACGGTGGCGCCAACCAGTCGGTGCTGGAGATGCTCGAAGGCATCCAGGCCAACGGCGGCGATGTCGACTCCTTCATCCGCAAGGTGAAGAACAAGGAGGACGGCGTCCGCCTGATGGGCTTCGGCCACCGCGTCTACAAGAGCTTCGACCCCCGGGCGAAGATCATCAAGGCGGCGGCGCACGATGTCCTCTCGGCGCTCGGCAAGTCCGACGAGCTGCT
This window of the Streptomyces niveus genome carries:
- a CDS encoding sugar phosphate isomerase/epimerase family protein, with amino-acid sequence MTVKQLTLPELTEACVRLGVPGVGLWREPVRAYGTEAAAKLVHDAGLAVTTLCRGGFLTAIDPAARADALDDNRAAIDEAVTLGTDTLVLVSGGLPPGSRDLHGARERIADALAVLAPYAGERGVRLAIEPLHPMYASDRCVVSTLDQALDLAERFPVEQVGVVVDTYHLWWDDRAPAAIVRAGDRIHSFQLADWTTPLPAGVLNGRGLIGDGVIDLRAWRERVDAAGYQGPIEVELFNDTLWVRDGVELLTDVAERYVRHAL
- a CDS encoding ATP-dependent RecD-like DNA helicase is translated as MSNPAVLEGVLERITYSNEENGYTVARVDTGRGADLLTVVGSLLGAQPGESLRMEGRWASHPQYGKQFTVENYTTVLPATIQGIRRYLGSGLIKGIGPRIAERIVEHFGVDTLEIIEKEPKRLVEVPGLGPKRTKMIGAAWEEQKAIKEVMIFLQGVGVSTSIAVRIYKKYGDASISVVKNEPYRLAADVWGIGFLTADRIAQAVGIPHDSPDRAKAGLQYALSQSTDQGHCFLPEEQLISDAVKLLQVDTGLVIDCLAELAAEEEGVVREKVPGPDGGEPVTAVYLVPFHRAELSLSAQLLRLLRAAEDRMPAFQDVVWEKALPWLASRTGAELAPEQEAAVRLALTRKVAVLTGGPGCGKSFTVRSIVELARAKKAKVVLAAPTGRAAKRLAELTGAEASTVHRLLELKPGGDAAYDRDRPLDADLVVVDEASMLDLLLANKLVKAVAPGAHLLLVGDVDQLPSVGAGEVLRDLLADGGPVPQVRLTRIFRQAQQSGVVTNAHRINSGVQPITQGLSDFFLFVEDETEEAGKLTVDVAARRIPATFGLDPRRDIQVLAPMHRGPAGAGTLNGLLQQAITPARPELPEKRLGGRVFRVGDKVTQIRNNYDKGQNGVFNGTVGVVTSLNLDDQCLTVRTDEDEEVPYDFDELDELTHAYAVTIHRSQGSEYPAVVIPVTTGAWMMLQRNLLYTAVTRAKKLVVLVGSRKAIGQAVRTVSAGRRCTALDHRLSGGLRSGNL
- a CDS encoding citrate synthase — translated: MSDNSVVLRYGDGEYTYPVIDSTVGDKGFDIGKLRAQTGLVTLDSGYGNTAAYKSGITYLDGEQGILRYRGYPIEQLAESSTFLEVGYLLINGELPKVDELSSFKNEITQHTLLHEDVKRFFDGFPRDAHPMAMLSSVVSALSTFYQDSHNPFDEKQRHLSTIRLLAKLPTIAAYAYKKSIGHPFVYPRNDLGYVENFLRMTFSVPAQEYELDPVVVSALDKLLILHADHEQNCSTSTVRLVGSSQANMFASISAGISALWGPLHGGANQSVLEMLEGIQANGGDVDSFIRKVKNKEDGVRLMGFGHRVYKSFDPRAKIIKAAAHDVLSALGKSDELLDIALKLEEHALSDDYFVSRNLYPNVDFYTGLIYRAMGFPTEMFTVLFAIGRLPGWIAQWHEMIKEPGSRIGRPRQIYTGEVLRDFVPVESR